A single region of the Roseivivax sp. THAF197b genome encodes:
- a CDS encoding type I polyketide synthase, which translates to MTRPEQGPDIAYSDIAIVGMAAHLPGAETIAQYWDNLRSGVSSIARLSEAELLDAGVPQGLLRRKDYVPYAARLDGFEMFDAEFFGFSPKEAAILDPQHRRFLEVAWEAMENAGHVPQNFPGPVGVFAGCGMGSYFYFNLCSNPDLVDSTGMFLLRHTGNDKDFLTTRASHIFDLKGPSLSLQTACSTSLVAVHYAAQSLLNGECDMALAGGVTIELPQGQGYFFKENEILSPDGACHAFDHRAQGTVFGSGTGVVVLRRLSDAIADGDHIWAVIKGSAVNNDGADKAGYLAPSVGGQAAAVAEAQAIANTPAGTIDYVECHGTGTYLGDPIEVSALTAAFRETTEQTGFCRIGSVKTNIGHLDTAAGAASLIKTALSLKHGQMPPSLGYEAPNPAIDFEASPFRVNDSLRDWPRRDHPRRAGVNSLGVGGTNVHVVLEEAPERAASDAPEFPFQILTLSARSKAALDGNATRLATHLRHHPEHPLADIAYTLREGRADFTERRVVVAETHAEAATLLEKGDRYRVHSHKALTAPDVAFLFPGGGAQYPQMARGLYETEPVFADWMTRGLDHLATLTADDPRDAWLASGPEAEQRLRQPSVQLPLILITEVALAKLWESWGVVPAALMGHSMGENTAACIAGVLGFEDAIGLVHLRGRLFDSVPRGGMLSVAMSEAALLPHLGDDLDLAAVNSAQLSVATGPVAALDALEARLKAQGVECQRIGIDVAAHSRMLEPILPAFRDYLAGLDLKAPQIPIISNRSGTWMTDAEATSPDYWVDHLRNTVRFADGVATIAAPENRVLMEVGPGHALSTLARQQPQIGANRVLPALRHPNDAIADDRYFHEVLGRLWGLGVAVDWDQVWGEARRNRVPLPSYAFQHAPYFIEPGNAVSDTSARYPARSDDMRDWGAVPIWRPRAAEPPVDIAHDADALPTETWLVFADDAGLARDALTPLKAAGHRVIEVRPGDVFARLSDTAYNIAPERGREGYDLLLSDLAARGFTPSRIAHFWGVTADESHRPGSSFFHRLQEQGFYSLLFLGQALVDEGLSHIHIDVVTNGAARVRDEALPHPVKATIAGPVRVIPREAEGLTLSTLDVVLPEPEPAPFWRAKEARQATETAHQSLCHQITDELISPPGTREAAIRDGRRYERALIDAPLSPAPQEAETHLSGTILMTGGFGGICRTLGLAAARNGAKLILVSRTDLPPRSDWTEYTRRHAPQDPVRRAIAHVEALEAAGAEVMVATADVCNEDAMRRVRDAATDRFGPIAGVIHAAGRLSDQPFLALSPADVEDIFTPKLHGTDVIDRLFSGGVAEWIAYFSSVSTMAAAAGQLDYVAANEYLNALAQARAGDATRSVAINWGIWAEAGMAADALARRTGDTEPAPEIPVSRALLDTMSFDAEGRRVLETQFSTRDWIIDEHRTRDGLALLPGTASVTLAAHALSEAHEGAAFEIRDLAFLRPLTVPEDGARSVTTRLERTEAGYKLDLLCEARAEGRVGLTRFAEAQIDLRARGAAPRIDLPAIRARLRTPETAPPGQTLTTGQEAHLDFGPRWRVLTARALSPDEGLADLTLAKAAEGDDCLVHPALLDIATGWAMELIPGYVPDHLWVPLSYARVTLWGPLPDRIVSWVRPAQGGHSSAESASFDVTLAAPDGTVVMEIAGFAIRRLDDPAQLRRAPRLTAAEIETEMKGTGAALSPGEEMLQHNLGQGIRADEGAEAFARALAQSRPVIAVSPVPVAALRAQADIAARPATQMQAFDRPVMDEDFAAPETDIEKRLAGFWEELLGVRNVGVDDSFFDLGGHSLIAVRLFSMVKKAYRVDFPISVLFEAPTIRACAALIAEKAGISDTASGDADAPAQIRPERRFSHIVPMHEGEPGSKPPFFLVAGMFGNVLNLRHLALLMGRDRPFYGLQAKGLYGDEDPHRSIEEAARDYIAELKQVQPDGPYHLGGFSGGGIIAFEMARQLGDLGDEVALVALLDTPLPQKRPLLAVDRAVIQWQELRRKGVGYPLIWAQNRIRWEIEKRRAKDATDAPESFHNTEIEAAFLGAIAAYDMAPYAGRVVLFRPPLREKWRVAGGRLVNDERAYLSDDNDWGEYLSDLQVIEVPGDHDSMVLEPNVRVLAAALAQAMRDAARPGDAGAVVPFARTEAAE; encoded by the coding sequence ATGACACGACCTGAACAGGGTCCGGACATTGCATATTCCGACATCGCGATTGTCGGCATGGCGGCGCATCTGCCCGGTGCGGAGACGATTGCCCAGTACTGGGACAATCTGCGCAGCGGTGTGTCCTCCATCGCGCGGCTGAGCGAGGCCGAGCTTCTGGATGCGGGCGTGCCGCAAGGGCTACTGCGCCGGAAGGATTACGTACCTTACGCCGCGCGCCTCGACGGGTTCGAGATGTTCGATGCCGAGTTCTTCGGCTTCTCCCCGAAAGAGGCCGCAATCCTCGACCCCCAGCATCGACGGTTTCTGGAGGTGGCTTGGGAGGCGATGGAAAACGCAGGCCATGTCCCGCAGAACTTCCCCGGCCCCGTTGGCGTCTTCGCGGGCTGCGGCATGGGCAGCTACTTCTATTTCAACCTCTGCTCGAACCCCGATCTGGTGGACAGCACGGGCATGTTCCTCTTGCGCCATACCGGCAACGACAAGGACTTCCTGACCACCCGCGCGAGCCACATCTTCGACCTCAAGGGGCCGTCGCTGTCGCTGCAGACGGCCTGTTCCACATCACTCGTGGCGGTGCATTACGCGGCGCAATCGCTGCTGAACGGCGAATGCGACATGGCGCTTGCGGGTGGCGTGACGATCGAGCTGCCGCAGGGCCAGGGCTACTTCTTCAAGGAGAACGAGATCCTGTCGCCCGACGGCGCCTGCCATGCCTTCGATCATCGCGCGCAGGGCACGGTTTTCGGTTCCGGCACGGGCGTCGTGGTGCTGCGGCGCCTCTCGGATGCCATCGCCGACGGCGATCATATCTGGGCAGTGATCAAGGGCTCGGCGGTCAACAATGACGGGGCCGACAAGGCGGGCTATCTCGCGCCCTCGGTGGGTGGTCAGGCCGCGGCCGTGGCCGAAGCGCAGGCCATAGCGAACACGCCCGCGGGCACCATCGATTATGTCGAATGCCACGGCACCGGCACCTATCTGGGCGATCCGATCGAGGTGTCGGCCCTGACCGCCGCCTTCCGCGAGACGACGGAGCAGACAGGCTTCTGCCGGATTGGATCGGTGAAGACGAATATCGGCCATCTCGACACGGCGGCGGGTGCGGCGAGCCTCATCAAGACCGCGCTGTCGCTGAAACACGGGCAGATGCCGCCCAGTCTGGGCTATGAGGCGCCCAACCCCGCCATCGATTTCGAGGCCTCGCCCTTCCGCGTGAATGACAGCCTGCGCGATTGGCCGCGTCGGGATCATCCGCGCCGCGCGGGCGTCAATTCGCTGGGCGTGGGCGGCACGAATGTTCATGTGGTGCTGGAGGAGGCGCCCGAACGCGCGGCCTCGGACGCGCCCGAGTTTCCTTTCCAGATCCTGACCCTGTCGGCCCGCAGCAAAGCGGCGCTCGATGGCAATGCCACGCGGCTTGCGACGCATCTGCGCCACCATCCCGAACACCCGCTCGCCGACATCGCCTATACCCTGCGCGAGGGCCGCGCGGACTTCACCGAGCGCCGGGTCGTCGTCGCTGAAACCCATGCCGAGGCGGCCACGCTTCTGGAAAAGGGCGACCGGTATCGCGTGCACAGCCACAAGGCCCTGACCGCGCCGGACGTGGCCTTCCTGTTTCCGGGCGGCGGCGCGCAATACCCGCAAATGGCGCGCGGCCTTTATGAGACGGAGCCGGTCTTCGCCGATTGGATGACGCGGGGCCTCGATCACCTCGCGACGCTGACGGCGGACGATCCGCGCGATGCCTGGCTCGCCTCCGGGCCCGAGGCCGAGCAGCGCCTGCGCCAGCCTTCCGTGCAGCTTCCGCTCATCCTGATCACCGAGGTGGCGCTTGCGAAGCTCTGGGAAAGCTGGGGCGTCGTGCCCGCAGCGCTCATGGGACATTCCATGGGTGAGAACACCGCAGCCTGCATCGCGGGGGTTCTCGGTTTCGAGGACGCGATCGGCCTCGTGCATCTTCGCGGCAGGCTGTTCGACTCGGTGCCGCGCGGCGGTATGTTGTCCGTGGCCATGTCCGAAGCCGCGCTGCTGCCGCATCTGGGCGACGATCTCGATCTTGCCGCGGTCAATTCCGCGCAGCTATCGGTGGCCACCGGTCCCGTTGCCGCGCTTGATGCGCTTGAGGCGCGGCTGAAGGCGCAAGGCGTCGAATGCCAGCGGATCGGCATCGATGTCGCGGCCCATTCGCGCATGCTGGAGCCGATCCTGCCCGCCTTCCGCGATTATCTTGCCGGGCTCGACCTGAAGGCGCCGCAGATCCCGATCATCTCGAACCGCTCCGGCACCTGGATGACCGATGCGGAGGCGACCAGCCCCGACTACTGGGTCGATCATCTGCGCAACACCGTGCGTTTCGCGGACGGCGTCGCCACCATTGCCGCCCCCGAGAACCGCGTGCTGATGGAGGTGGGGCCGGGCCACGCGCTGTCGACGCTGGCGCGGCAGCAGCCGCAGATCGGCGCAAACCGCGTTCTGCCTGCCTTGCGCCATCCGAACGATGCCATCGCCGACGACCGCTACTTCCACGAGGTGCTGGGCCGCCTCTGGGGCTTGGGCGTTGCGGTCGATTGGGATCAGGTCTGGGGCGAGGCACGGCGCAACCGGGTGCCGCTGCCGAGCTATGCCTTCCAGCATGCGCCCTATTTCATCGAACCGGGCAATGCGGTCAGCGATACTTCCGCGCGCTATCCCGCGCGTAGCGACGACATGCGCGACTGGGGGGCAGTTCCGATCTGGCGCCCGCGTGCTGCCGAGCCGCCCGTCGATATCGCGCATGATGCGGACGCCCTGCCGACAGAGACCTGGCTCGTCTTCGCCGACGATGCGGGCCTTGCGCGCGATGCGCTGACGCCACTGAAGGCCGCCGGGCATCGTGTGATCGAGGTGCGTCCGGGTGATGTCTTCGCGCGCCTGTCGGACACGGCCTACAATATCGCGCCGGAACGCGGACGCGAGGGGTACGACCTGTTGCTCTCCGATCTTGCCGCGCGCGGCTTCACGCCCAGCCGGATCGCGCATTTCTGGGGGGTGACCGCGGATGAAAGCCACCGGCCGGGATCGAGTTTCTTCCATCGTCTGCAGGAACAGGGCTTCTATTCGCTGCTGTTCCTCGGGCAGGCACTGGTCGATGAGGGGCTGAGCCACATCCATATCGACGTTGTGACCAATGGCGCGGCACGGGTGCGCGACGAGGCGCTGCCGCATCCGGTGAAGGCGACGATTGCGGGTCCGGTTCGGGTGATCCCCCGCGAGGCCGAGGGGCTGACCCTGTCGACCCTCGATGTGGTCCTGCCCGAGCCTGAACCTGCGCCGTTCTGGCGCGCCAAGGAGGCCCGGCAGGCGACCGAGACAGCGCACCAGTCGCTCTGTCATCAGATCACGGACGAGCTGATCTCCCCGCCGGGCACCCGCGAAGCCGCGATCCGGGATGGTCGCCGGTACGAGCGCGCGCTGATCGACGCGCCACTTTCCCCCGCGCCGCAAGAGGCAGAGACGCACCTGTCCGGGACGATCCTGATGACCGGTGGGTTTGGCGGGATTTGCCGGACGCTCGGGCTGGCCGCTGCCCGCAACGGCGCCAAGCTGATCCTCGTGTCGCGCACCGATCTGCCGCCGCGCAGCGACTGGACGGAATATACCCGCCGCCATGCGCCGCAGGACCCGGTGCGCCGCGCCATCGCTCATGTCGAAGCGCTGGAAGCGGCCGGTGCGGAGGTCATGGTGGCCACTGCCGATGTCTGCAACGAAGACGCGATGCGCCGGGTCAGGGACGCGGCAACGGACCGCTTCGGCCCGATCGCCGGGGTGATCCACGCGGCGGGCCGCCTCTCGGACCAGCCGTTCCTGGCGCTCAGCCCTGCGGATGTGGAGGATATCTTCACCCCGAAGCTGCACGGCACCGACGTGATCGACCGGCTCTTTTCGGGCGGGGTGGCGGAGTGGATCGCGTATTTCTCCTCCGTCTCGACCATGGCGGCGGCAGCCGGGCAGCTCGATTACGTGGCCGCGAACGAGTATCTCAATGCGCTCGCGCAGGCCCGTGCGGGCGATGCCACGCGCAGCGTCGCAATCAATTGGGGCATCTGGGCCGAGGCAGGTATGGCCGCCGACGCGCTTGCCCGCCGAACGGGCGACACGGAGCCCGCACCGGAGATTCCGGTCAGCCGCGCGTTGCTCGATACGATGTCCTTCGACGCCGAGGGGCGGCGCGTTCTCGAGACGCAATTCTCGACCCGCGACTGGATCATCGACGAGCATCGCACCCGCGACGGGCTGGCGCTGCTTCCCGGCACGGCCTCGGTGACGCTGGCCGCGCATGCGCTGTCCGAGGCGCATGAGGGCGCGGCATTCGAGATCCGCGATCTGGCCTTTCTGCGCCCGCTGACCGTTCCCGAAGACGGCGCGCGATCCGTCACCACGCGGCTGGAGCGGACGGAGGCGGGCTACAAGCTCGATCTGTTGTGCGAGGCGCGCGCGGAGGGGCGGGTTGGCCTCACCCGCTTTGCCGAGGCGCAGATCGACCTGCGCGCGCGTGGGGCCGCGCCGCGCATCGACCTGCCCGCGATCCGCGCACGCCTTCGTACACCCGAAACCGCACCGCCGGGCCAGACGCTGACGACCGGGCAAGAGGCGCATCTCGACTTCGGGCCGCGCTGGCGGGTTCTGACCGCACGCGCGCTGTCGCCCGATGAGGGCCTCGCCGACCTCACGCTTGCGAAGGCGGCGGAGGGGGATGACTGCCTCGTGCATCCCGCCCTTCTCGATATCGCGACAGGCTGGGCGATGGAGCTGATCCCGGGCTACGTGCCCGATCATCTTTGGGTGCCGCTGTCTTACGCGCGCGTCACGCTTTGGGGGCCCTTGCCCGACCGGATCGTGAGTTGGGTCCGTCCGGCGCAGGGGGGGCATTCCTCCGCCGAGAGTGCCAGCTTCGACGTGACGCTCGCGGCGCCCGACGGCACGGTCGTCATGGAGATTGCAGGCTTTGCGATCCGGCGGCTCGACGATCCCGCCCAGCTGCGTCGCGCGCCGCGCCTGACCGCAGCCGAGATCGAGACGGAGATGAAGGGAACAGGCGCCGCCTTGTCGCCGGGCGAGGAGATGCTGCAGCACAATCTGGGTCAGGGCATTCGCGCAGATGAAGGGGCCGAGGCCTTCGCGCGGGCGCTTGCGCAAAGCCGCCCGGTGATCGCCGTTTCTCCCGTTCCGGTCGCGGCATTGCGCGCACAGGCCGATATCGCGGCGCGGCCCGCCACCCAGATGCAGGCGTTTGACCGCCCGGTTATGGACGAGGATTTCGCAGCGCCCGAGACCGATATCGAGAAGCGGCTTGCCGGGTTCTGGGAGGAGCTTCTGGGCGTGCGCAATGTCGGCGTCGACGACAGCTTCTTTGATCTGGGCGGGCATTCGCTGATCGCGGTGCGGCTTTTCTCGATGGTCAAGAAAGCCTACCGCGTCGATTTCCCGATCTCGGTCCTGTTCGAGGCCCCGACGATCCGCGCCTGCGCCGCCCTCATCGCCGAGAAGGCGGGCATTTCCGACACCGCGAGCGGTGACGCCGACGCGCCCGCGCAAATCCGGCCTGAACGGCGCTTCTCGCATATCGTGCCCATGCATGAGGGCGAGCCCGGATCGAAGCCGCCCTTCTTCCTCGTGGCGGGCATGTTCGGCAACGTGCTGAACCTGCGACACCTCGCGCTTCTGATGGGACGCGACCGGCCGTTCTACGGGCTGCAGGCCAAGGGGCTTTACGGTGACGAGGACCCTCACCGCTCCATCGAGGAGGCGGCGCGGGACTACATCGCGGAGCTGAAGCAGGTGCAGCCTGATGGGCCTTATCATCTGGGCGGGTTCTCTGGCGGCGGGATCATCGCATTCGAGATGGCGCGCCAGCTTGGCGATCTCGGCGACGAGGTCGCTTTGGTGGCGCTCCTTGACACGCCGCTGCCGCAGAAGCGGCCTCTCCTGGCTGTCGACCGCGCGGTGATCCAGTGGCAGGAACTGCGTCGCAAGGGCGTGGGCTATCCGCTGATCTGGGCGCAGAACCGAATCCGCTGGGAGATCGAGAAGCGCCGCGCGAAGGACGCGACCGACGCGCCCGAAAGCTTCCACAACACGGAGATCGAGGCCGCGTTCCTCGGGGCCATCGCTGCCTATGACATGGCACCCTATGCGGGCCGCGTCGTGCTGTTCCGTCCGCCCTTGCGGGAGAAGTGGCGCGTGGCGGGCGGGCGGCTCGTGAACGACGAACGCGCCTATCTCAGCGATGACAACGATTGGGGCGAATATCTGTCAGATCTGCAGGTGATCGAGGTGCCGGGCGACCACGATTCCATGGTGCTCGAGCCCAATGTGCGCGTGCTGGCCGCGGCCCTTGCCCAGGCGATGCGCGATGCGGCGCGGCCCGGCGATGCAGGCGCGGTCGTGCCTTTCGCGCGCACGGAGGCCGCGGAATGA
- a CDS encoding oligosaccharide flippase family protein, with protein MSVFSLQRFRGASLGARAVRSSVWTTGSFAASQLIRLGSNLILTRLLFPEAFGLMALVAVIIQGLTNFSDTGVMQAIMGHKRGEDPRFLNTAFTIQAVRGVILWLFACLLAWPLSVFYNAPQLLQILPAAALSLVVLGVNPMRVATAHRHLLLGRVSMLDILSQTLGVILAIGLAWWMESVWALVISGVLASIINVAFNWVFLPGHPDRLTWDREAASELTSFGKWIFLSTIAGFFVSQGDRILIGRFLSLGAFGVYNIGYFLASFPNMLGRMVAGKVLIPIYREAPPGESRANFLKLRRMRMVVTAALLVIIAVLGLAGLWLVEILYDDRYRDAGPVIVLLAVMWIPQIIALTYDQAALAAGDSRNFFVLALFRATALLACVYVGLEMAGLLGAIVGQGLAGLLSYPVVVWLSRKSGAWDPLHDALFAGLGVAVAALLFTVHRSDIIALASGAL; from the coding sequence ATGAGCGTCTTCAGCCTACAGCGCTTTCGCGGGGCCTCTCTGGGCGCGCGCGCCGTGCGCTCTTCGGTGTGGACGACGGGCTCCTTCGCGGCGAGCCAGCTGATCCGTCTCGGCTCCAACCTGATCCTGACGCGGCTTTTGTTCCCGGAGGCGTTCGGCCTGATGGCGCTTGTCGCGGTGATCATCCAGGGCCTGACGAACTTCTCAGATACCGGGGTGATGCAGGCGATCATGGGCCACAAGCGGGGCGAGGATCCGCGCTTTCTGAACACCGCCTTCACGATCCAGGCGGTGCGCGGTGTGATCCTGTGGCTCTTTGCCTGCCTGCTCGCATGGCCTCTGTCGGTGTTCTACAACGCGCCGCAGCTCCTCCAGATCCTGCCCGCCGCGGCCCTCAGCCTCGTTGTGCTGGGCGTCAACCCGATGCGGGTCGCGACCGCCCACAGGCACCTTCTGCTGGGCCGGGTGTCGATGCTGGATATTCTGTCGCAAACCCTCGGTGTGATCCTCGCCATCGGTCTTGCCTGGTGGATGGAATCGGTCTGGGCGCTGGTGATTTCCGGGGTTCTGGCCTCCATCATCAACGTGGCCTTCAACTGGGTGTTCCTCCCCGGCCATCCCGACCGGCTGACCTGGGACCGCGAGGCTGCGAGCGAGCTGACCTCCTTCGGAAAATGGATCTTCCTGTCGACCATTGCGGGCTTCTTCGTCAGCCAGGGGGACCGCATCCTGATCGGTCGCTTCCTGAGCCTCGGTGCATTCGGCGTCTACAATATCGGCTATTTCCTCGCCTCCTTCCCGAACATGCTGGGCCGGATGGTGGCGGGCAAGGTGCTGATCCCGATCTACCGCGAGGCCCCTCCGGGCGAGAGCCGCGCGAACTTCCTGAAACTGCGCCGTATGCGCATGGTCGTGACCGCGGCCCTTCTCGTTATCATCGCGGTTCTGGGGCTCGCCGGCCTGTGGCTGGTCGAGATCCTCTATGACGACCGCTACCGCGATGCGGGGCCGGTAATCGTGCTGCTGGCCGTGATGTGGATCCCGCAGATCATCGCCCTGACGTATGATCAGGCAGCACTTGCGGCGGGCGACAGCCGCAATTTCTTCGTGCTGGCGCTGTTTCGCGCGACAGCCCTTCTGGCATGCGTCTATGTCGGGCTCGAGATGGCGGGGCTTCTCGGCGCGATTGTCGGGCAGGGGTTGGCCGGGCTTCTGTCCTATCCGGTCGTGGTGTGGCTGTCGCGGAAGTCGGGCGCCTGGGACCCGCTGCATGATGCGCTGTTCGCCGGGCTGGGCGTTGCCGTGGCAGCACTGCTCTTCACCGTGCACAGGTCCGACATCATTGCGCTCGCATCAGGGGCGCTGTGA
- a CDS encoding glycosyltransferase, whose protein sequence is MTDNAPHISVIIPASNEAGHIGACLTALLASDWTADQAPEIIVVDNGSTDDTAGIARGFEGDFAAKGWALRVITAPRTGKPSALNSGDAAARAQARVYLDADVIVSPPLLAQIADALADPQPRFVTGTLNIVAPENAASRGYARVWAQVPFMADCVPGCGLFAVNAAGRMRWAAFPALISDDTFVRLHFKPHERHAVPARYEWPVVTGFGNLVRVRARQDRGVAEIARAHPELLGNDDHRPFPLSRKLAIAARDPLGFAVYSGVALAARLRPAKDGWSRGR, encoded by the coding sequence ATGACGGATAACGCGCCCCATATCAGCGTGATCATCCCCGCGTCGAACGAGGCGGGGCATATCGGTGCGTGCCTGACGGCGCTTCTGGCGTCGGATTGGACCGCGGACCAAGCGCCCGAGATCATCGTTGTCGATAACGGCTCGACCGACGATACGGCCGGGATTGCCCGCGGGTTCGAGGGCGATTTCGCCGCGAAGGGCTGGGCTCTGCGCGTGATCACTGCGCCCCGAACGGGCAAGCCCTCCGCGCTCAATTCGGGCGATGCGGCGGCGCGGGCGCAGGCGCGGGTCTACCTCGATGCGGATGTGATCGTCTCGCCGCCCCTGCTGGCGCAGATCGCCGATGCGCTGGCCGATCCGCAGCCGCGTTTCGTGACGGGTACGCTGAATATCGTGGCGCCGGAGAATGCCGCAAGCCGGGGCTATGCCCGTGTCTGGGCGCAGGTGCCCTTCATGGCCGATTGCGTGCCCGGCTGCGGCTTGTTCGCGGTCAACGCGGCGGGCCGGATGCGCTGGGCCGCGTTTCCGGCGCTCATTTCCGACGATACCTTCGTGCGTCTGCATTTTAAGCCGCATGAACGACACGCCGTGCCTGCACGATACGAATGGCCTGTGGTGACCGGCTTCGGCAACCTGGTGCGCGTGCGTGCAAGGCAGGATCGCGGGGTGGCCGAGATCGCGAGGGCGCATCCCGAGCTTCTAGGCAACGACGATCACCGTCCTTTTCCGCTGTCGCGCAAGCTGGCCATCGCAGCGCGTGATCCCTTGGGCTTCGCGGTCTATTCCGGAGTGGCGCTCGCGGCCCGTCTCAGGCCTGCCAAAGACGGCTGGAGCCGGGGCCGATGA
- a CDS encoding CHASE domain-containing protein → MTHFSDTELKATQPLRGLRNIHYVVLVGSLVLTFLVWNFASHAADRQAATVFDNAVDQVLELITERMKSYEDGLRAGVGAINANGGDIGLTRWRTFAETLQIDQQYPGINGIGVIFHLPEDEKTDFLSEQRQLRPGFRIHPEHDRDINLPITYIEPEGPNAQAVGLDMAFEANRLEGLLAARDSGEPRITGPIVLVQDAEATPGFLFYAPFYAALSDGDITARREAFAGAVYAPFVMKKLMQGMLDRGKRPIWVSISDGETLLYDEHLEEEVGYDPDPVFTRTVEMDMYGRVWRVDMRTNLAFRDANLTTQPTIILICGLIIDALLLVLFWSLARSNHRAIAYSDQVTEELRREKRELINTNEALQQFSYVASHDLKTPIRGMRDTTDYLMEDLEERHPDALKDPDISRQFHELKELSHRMEALVKGVLDCAQIPRHAAPADPHNPRDIILDHAHDLRLSTDQLQIEGIFPDLFASATTLSQIFGNLLGNAVAHGVGPAPLRIKVTGNITGEGATFSVADNGPGIPPKFHEKIFEMFQSLGPNKTDNATGIGLAIVRKAAESVKGTVTVQSHPGQGAEFIVTFPSDLVATTSNIAAE, encoded by the coding sequence ATGACCCATTTTTCGGATACGGAGCTGAAAGCAACACAACCTCTGCGGGGCCTCCGCAATATCCACTATGTGGTGCTGGTTGGCTCGCTTGTGCTGACGTTCCTGGTCTGGAATTTCGCCAGCCACGCCGCGGATCGGCAGGCTGCCACCGTCTTCGACAATGCGGTCGATCAGGTGCTCGAACTGATCACCGAGCGCATGAAAAGCTACGAAGACGGGCTGCGGGCGGGCGTCGGCGCGATCAACGCCAATGGCGGTGATATCGGGCTCACGCGATGGCGCACCTTCGCCGAGACACTACAGATCGATCAGCAATATCCCGGAATCAACGGGATCGGCGTGATCTTCCACCTGCCCGAGGACGAGAAAACGGATTTCCTGTCCGAGCAGCGCCAATTGCGCCCCGGGTTCCGCATCCATCCGGAACATGACCGCGATATCAACCTCCCGATCACCTATATCGAGCCGGAAGGCCCAAATGCCCAGGCCGTCGGGCTCGACATGGCCTTTGAGGCCAACCGCCTCGAGGGCCTGCTCGCGGCGCGCGACTCCGGCGAGCCGCGCATCACCGGGCCCATCGTTCTGGTGCAGGACGCAGAAGCGACACCGGGATTCCTGTTTTATGCGCCCTTTTATGCGGCCCTGTCCGACGGCGATATCACCGCACGCCGAGAGGCCTTCGCGGGCGCGGTCTACGCGCCATTCGTGATGAAGAAATTGATGCAGGGCATGCTGGACCGCGGCAAGCGTCCCATCTGGGTCAGCATCTCGGACGGGGAAACCCTGCTCTACGATGAGCACCTGGAGGAGGAGGTCGGCTACGACCCCGATCCGGTCTTCACCCGCACGGTCGAAATGGACATGTACGGACGTGTCTGGAGGGTCGACATGCGCACGAACCTCGCATTCCGCGACGCGAACCTGACGACCCAGCCGACCATCATCCTGATCTGCGGACTGATAATCGACGCGCTCCTGCTCGTCCTGTTCTGGTCCTTGGCGCGCAGCAATCATCGGGCCATCGCCTATTCCGATCAAGTCACCGAGGAATTGCGCAGGGAAAAACGCGAACTGATCAACACGAACGAGGCGCTGCAACAATTTTCCTATGTGGCATCTCATGATCTGAAGACACCCATTCGCGGCATGCGCGACACGACCGATTACCTGATGGAAGATCTTGAGGAACGGCACCCAGATGCGCTGAAAGACCCGGACATATCTCGCCAATTCCACGAGTTGAAAGAGCTGTCCCACCGTATGGAGGCCTTGGTCAAAGGCGTTCTCGATTGTGCGCAGATCCCCAGGCATGCCGCACCGGCGGACCCGCATAATCCCAGGGACATCATCCTCGACCACGCACACGATCTGCGGCTATCGACCGATCAATTGCAGATCGAGGGCATCTTCCCGGACCTCTTCGCCAGCGCCACGACTCTGTCCCAGATCTTCGGCAATCTGCTTGGAAATGCCGTGGCACATGGCGTCGGTCCCGCTCCGCTCCGTATCAAGGTGACGGGCAACATCACCGGGGAGGGCGCCACCTTTTCCGTCGCCGATAACGGACCGGGCATTCCTCCGAAATTTCATGAGAAGATATTCGAGATGTTCCAATCCCTCGGCCCCAACAAGACCGATAATGCCACAGGCATTGGCCTCGCCATCGTCCGAAAGGCCGCGGAAAGCGTGAAGGGCACGGTCACCGTGCAGTCGCATCCCGGTCAGGGCGCCGAGTTCATCGTGACCTTTCCATCCGATCTCGTGGCCACGACAAGCAATATCGCAGCGGAGTAG
- a CDS encoding response regulator: protein MKIRAKSVLLVEDNDFDVKRVTRAFAKLSDMRQIVRARDGVEALDIIRGTAETRPPETPFVIVLDLNMPRMGGIEFLETLRASGSKSYPQVFVVTTSDYHVDVENAYQRGVSGYFVKPETAEEMITILEKASQFWDLCEIPK, encoded by the coding sequence ATGAAAATCCGGGCGAAAAGCGTCCTTTTGGTTGAGGACAACGATTTTGACGTGAAGCGCGTGACACGCGCTTTCGCGAAACTCTCCGACATGCGACAGATCGTGCGCGCCCGTGACGGTGTCGAGGCGCTCGACATCATCCGCGGGACGGCAGAGACGCGCCCGCCGGAAACGCCGTTCGTCATCGTGCTCGACCTCAACATGCCGCGTATGGGCGGGATCGAATTTCTGGAAACGCTGCGCGCCAGCGGATCGAAATCCTATCCCCAAGTCTTCGTGGTGACGACGTCGGACTATCACGTCGATGTGGAGAACGCCTATCAGCGCGGCGTCTCTGGCTATTTCGTGAAACCCGAAACAGCAGAGGAAATGATTACCATCCTCGAGAAGGCGTCGCAGTTTTGGGACCTCTGCGAAATCCCGAAGTGA